The Methylohalobius crimeensis 10Ki genome has a window encoding:
- a CDS encoding IS481 family transposase — translation MQVRLHKNATTTPRIRALIQASTEPNTVLAKRFGVTVETIARWKGRDSVEDLPHTPHRLPTTLTPAQEQVVLVLRQQLDLSLDDLLAVVREFIHPTLTRASLHRMLKRHGVSRRPPADKSPPKAKAFKAYVPGFVHIDVKYLPQMADETRRRYLFVAIDRATRWVFVRLYHSKSARHARHFLAALAKTAPFKIEKILTDNGKEFTDRFVTRGERTPTGQHVFDQLCTELGIEHRLIRPKRPQTNGMVERFNGRIADILRTYHFRSGEELETTLRRYVWLYNHQVPQKALGHIHPVQALKNWQRSHPHLFHKRVVNHPGHDTYPL, via the coding sequence ATGCAAGTAAGACTGCACAAAAACGCGACGACCACGCCCCGAATCCGCGCTTTGATCCAGGCGAGTACGGAACCGAATACGGTGTTGGCCAAGCGCTTTGGCGTCACGGTGGAAACCATCGCGCGCTGGAAGGGACGCGATTCGGTGGAAGACTTGCCGCATACCCCGCACCGGCTGCCCACGACCCTGACGCCGGCTCAAGAGCAGGTGGTGTTGGTGCTGCGCCAGCAGTTGGACTTGTCCCTGGACGACTTGCTGGCGGTGGTGCGGGAATTCATTCATCCGACCCTGACCCGCGCTTCGTTGCATCGGATGCTCAAGCGACACGGGGTGTCTCGCAGACCGCCGGCGGATAAAAGCCCACCTAAGGCGAAAGCCTTCAAAGCTTATGTCCCCGGCTTTGTGCACATCGACGTCAAATATTTGCCCCAAATGGCCGATGAAACCCGGCGGCGGTATCTGTTTGTGGCCATCGATCGGGCCACGCGTTGGGTCTTTGTGCGTCTCTATCACAGCAAAAGCGCCCGCCATGCGCGGCATTTTCTGGCGGCGCTGGCCAAGACCGCGCCGTTTAAGATCGAAAAGATTCTTACCGATAACGGAAAAGAATTCACCGATCGCTTTGTCACCCGGGGTGAACGGACCCCGACCGGACAGCACGTCTTCGATCAACTGTGCACGGAACTGGGCATCGAGCATCGACTCATCCGCCCCAAAAGGCCTCAAACCAACGGCATGGTGGAGCGATTCAACGGGCGTATTGCCGATATCCTGCGTACGTATCATTTCCGCTCCGGAGAGGAACTGGAAACCACCCTTCGACGATACGTCTGGTTGTACAATCATCAAGTGCCTCAGAAAGCCTTGGGGCATATTCATCCAGTGCAAGCCCTGAAAAATTGGCAAAGGTCACACCCACACTTGTTTCATAAACGTGTCGTCAATCATCCGGGACACGACACCTACCCTTTGTGA
- a CDS encoding zinc finger domain-containing protein, whose amino-acid sequence MPNSIQRATARKPQLLTFTYYRGYDSTGAAYPDGPLAIMRGLTFEQGKREFEAHGHQGFVECDQTGAGYYGDDYPWITRDGRVVPSPLEQAEDTTRCTYCNGTGHIIPANYRGPGQECPECGGSGHVHGSRDLPSGPVRYTSICATCRGSGADPDFNHDDCEDCRGTGCDPLSDITNSLLCTSCQGTGRAQMSSHDIARLDCLRRSIIAVSEIESDLREQGFDRGGARYAAEILARARRALADHLAAELGGGV is encoded by the coding sequence ATGCCTAATTCAATCCAACGCGCCACTGCGCGCAAGCCCCAACTCTTAACCTTCACCTATTATCGCGGCTACGACTCGACCGGAGCGGCCTATCCCGATGGCCCGTTGGCGATCATGCGCGGCCTGACATTCGAGCAGGGCAAGCGTGAATTTGAGGCCCACGGCCACCAAGGCTTCGTCGAATGCGATCAGACCGGAGCCGGTTACTACGGCGATGACTACCCCTGGATAACCCGGGATGGACGGGTGGTGCCGTCCCCGCTGGAGCAAGCCGAGGACACCACCAGATGCACCTATTGCAACGGCACCGGTCACATTATCCCGGCCAACTACCGAGGCCCGGGCCAGGAATGCCCAGAATGCGGCGGGAGCGGCCACGTCCACGGATCTCGGGATCTGCCGTCGGGACCTGTCCGCTATACGTCCATATGCGCGACCTGTCGAGGGAGCGGCGCGGATCCAGATTTCAACCACGATGATTGCGAAGATTGCCGAGGCACCGGCTGCGATCCTCTCAGCGACATCACCAATTCGTTGTTATGCACGAGCTGCCAGGGGACAGGCCGCGCGCAAATGTCATCCCACGATATCGCACGCCTGGATTGCTTGCGTCGTAGCATCATCGCGGTATCGGAGATTGAAAGCGACTTACGCGAGCAAGGATTCGACCGTGGCGGTGCCCGATACGCTGCCGAGATTCTGGCCCGGGCGCGCCGGGCCCTGGCCGATCATCTGGCCGCCGAACTGGGGGGAGGTGTGTGA